ACGCGGACCCGTGGACCGAGGAGCGCTACTCGTTTCAAGAGGACCCCGAAGAATGACGGCGCGCGATTAACGGTCAAGCGGCTTGGGCTCGATCCTGAACCGTGAGGCGAGTCTGGCGCGGTTTCGCGGCGAGGAATTCGATCTGGCCGTGATCGGCGGCGGAATCAACGGCGCCGCCGTCGCGCGCGACGCGGCGATGCGCGGGCTCAGGGTCGCACTGCTCGAGCGCGGCGATTTCGCCGGCGCCACGTCGTCGCGATCGTCGAAGCTGATTCACGGCGGCTTCCGCTACCTGCCGCAGGGACAGTTCAAGCTGGTGTACTCGGCGCTGCGCGAGCGCGAGCGGCTGCGGCGGCATACGGCGCCGCATCTGGTGCATCCGATTCGATTTCTCTTTCCGGTCTATCGCGGGCGCGGCTTCGGCCGCTTCACGATGGCGCTCGGGCTCACGCTGTACGATCTCTTTGCGCGATCGCCGCGCGCGGAATGGCATTCGACTCTGAATGCGGCGAATGTCCGCGAACTCGAACCGGCGCTCAGCCGCGACGGACTGACGGGCGGTGCGATGTACTACGACGCGTGGGCCGACGACGCGCGCGTCACGTTCGAGAACGTGCTCGATGCGGACCTGCACGGCGCGGCGGCGGCGAACTACGCGGGCGTCGAGGGATTTGTCCGCGTCGGCGATCGAATCGCGGCGGCGAGCGTGCGCGATCTGATCGGCGGGGAATCGTATGAGCTCCGCGCGAAAAAATTTCTGAACGCGGCGGGACCGTGGGTCGATCAGGTCCGGCGGATGGACGATCCGTCGTCGCGCGACACGGTGCGGCTCACCAAGGGAGTGCATCTGGTGTTCGCGCGCACAATGCTGCCGGTGCGGGAATCGCTGGTGCTGGGCGACGAGAGCGGGCGAATCGTGTTCGTGATGCCGCACGATCGCTACGTGCTGGTCGGCACCACCGACACCGATTTCGGCGGCGACCCGGCGACGGTTGCGACCGAGCCGGTGGACGTCGAGTATCTGCTCGGCGTGCTCGCGGCGAGCCTGCCGGGGATCAAGCTGCGAGCGGCTGACGTCGTGTCGAGTTTTGCGGGACTGCGCTCGCTGGTGCTCGCGGGCGAGCAGGGTAAGCGGCCGTCGTCGGTGCCGCGCGAGGAAGTGATCGAGGTCAGCAAGGCGGGAATGATCAACGTCGCGGGGGGTAAGTTGACGACGCATCGCGAGATCGCGCAGAAGCTGGTCGATCTGGCGATGAAGGAACTTGGGCGGCCAATCGGACAGTGTCCGACGCTGACGGCGCCGCTGCCGGGGGCGAGAGCGCTTCGAGCTGATGAAAGATCGACGAGCGACGACGCGGCCATGAGGGATCTGCCCGGTGCGGCGCGTGAAATTCTGCGCACGCGGTACGGCACGCGCGCGGAGATCGTCGCGAGGATCGCGGCGGAGCGGCCGGATTTGGCGACGGCGCTCGCGCCCGGATGTCCCGTGATCAAGGCGGAAGTCGTGCACGCGGTTCGGAGCGAGATGATTCATTCAATTCAGGATTTCCTTATTCGGCGCACGTCGCTCTCGTGGCGATATCCGGTGGAGGCGGAGGCGGCGGCGCCGGCAGTGGCGAAATTGTTGGGATCGGAACTCGGCTGGGACGGCGCGCGCGAGAAAGCGGAACTCGCTAGCTTTGCGACCGAGCAGCGGGCGCGCCGCGTCGCGGTGTGATCGGATGGCCGCGCGTGAGCCGATCGCTGCGCTGAAGAATCGTGCGGCGCGAGTCTCGGCGGCGCTCGCGAAACTTTATCCGAACGCGCGCATCAGCCTCGATTTCGCGACGCCGTGGCAATGCCTCGCGGCGACGATCCTCTCGGCGCAATGCACCGACGAGCGGGTCAATCAGGTGACGCCGGCGTTGTTTCGCGAGTATCCCGACGCGCGCGCGATGGCGAATGCGGATCCCGAGCGAATCCAGAAGCTAATCGTGACGACCGGATTTTTTCGGCAGAAGACCAGGTCATTGATCGCAAGTGCGCGGGCGATCGTCGAGCGGCACGGCGGCGAGGCGCCGTCGGAGCTGGAAGACCTGGTGAAGCTACAGGGCGTCGGCCGCAAGACCGCGAACGTGATCCTGGGGCACGTTTACGGCAAGCCCGGGTTCGTGGTCGATACGCACGTGCGGCGGCTAACGAAGCGGCTGGGATTCACCCGTAGTACCGAGCCGTTCGAGATCGAGCGCGATCTGCAGGCGATCTTGCCGCCGCGGGATTGGACGCCATTCTCGATGCGGCTGATCCTGCACGGCCGGCAGGTTTGTCACGCGCGGGGACCGCGATGCGATGAATGTGTCGTTGCCGGAGACTGCCCGAAGATCGGCGTCGTAAATAAAGCCAGAGTCGCGAAAAAGCGGCCGCGACGGATCGACGCCGCTCAGTGATTGCTCGGAGCGGCGGCGCCCCATAGCTGGCGCAGGCGCTGATCGCGTCCGCAGTTAATTCGATACATCCCGTAGGCGATTTTGTGCGTCTTGCAGTACTGCTGATGGTAATCCTCGGCGGGGTAGAAGACCGTCGCCGGCGCGATCTGGGTTACGATTGCTTGCTTGAACGGCTTGGTCTTGTCGAGTTCCGCCTTCGATTCCTTGGCTTCGCGTTCCTGTTCCGGCCCGATGAAGAAAATCGCAGTGCGATACTGACTCCCCTCGTCGCAGAACTGCTGATCCTTCACGGTCGGATCGATGTTGTGCCAGAAGACATCGAGCAACTTCTTGTAAGAAATTTTGGCCGGATCGTACACCAGTTCCATCGCTTCGGCATGACCAGTCAGGCCGCTGCAAACCTCGTCGTAAGTGGGGTTCGGTTTTTTGCCGCCGATGTATCCGACTTTGGTCGAGATGACGCCGGGCAGCGAATCGAACGCCGGTTCCATGCACCAGAAGCATCCGCCGGCAAAGATTGCTTTGGAAAGGTGATCGCCGGTCGTATCGGCGCGCGCCTCGCCGCGTGAAGGTCTGGATACCACCCCGCCCAACAGCAGAAATCCCAGCAGTATCGATGATGGCACGATCATAATTCTATGCTGCTCCTAAAGTGCCACCTGTCAGCGCCGCGGCTCGATAGGCGTGTGCTCAATTTTTGGCGACGTTCACGACCTGAATTTCGGTGAAGCTGAGCAATCCCCACGGGCCGTTCTCGACGCCGATACCGGACCATTTTGCGCCGCCGAACGGCAGGTTGGGCGCGATCGCAAGATGCTGATTTACCCACGCCGAACCGCATTCGAGTTGCGCGGCAACTTCCGCGCCGCGGCTCGGGTCGCGCGACCATACAGATCCGCTGAGGCCATAGTGGGTCGCGTTGGCGCGGCGCAACACGTCGGCGACATCCTTATAAGGAATCACCGGCAGGGCGGGGCCGAACTGTTCCTCATCGACGAGCCTGACGCCGTCGGAAATTTCACCGACGATCGTCGGCGCGAAGAAATATCCTTCGCTGCCGATGCGCTCGCCGCCGGTGATAATGTGCGCGCCGTGCGCTCGCGCGTCTTCGACCAGTTCGGTCACGCGCTCGAACTGGGGGAGATTGTTGATCGGGCCAAGCTGGGTGCCGGCTTCGAGCCCGTCGCCGACTTTCACGCCGCGCGCCATCTCGGCGAGGATGTCCATCATCGGGGCGTACATTTCCTCGGGCACGTACACGCGCTTGATCGCGCTGCAAATCTGTCCCGAGTTTTCGAACGCGCCCCAGAAAATCTTGGGCGCGACTTCCTTCAGGTCGGCGTCGGCCAGCACGATCGCGGGATCGTTGCCTCCGAGTTCGAGCGTCACGCGCTTCAAATCCGGCGCGGCCGCAGCGGCGACCTTCTTGCCGGTCTCGACCGAGCCGGTAAAGGAGATTTTTCGCGGTACCGGATGACTCGTCATCATCGCGCCGAGCCCGTCGCCGCCGGAGACCACGTTGAGCACGCCGGGCGGAACGATATCGCGCAGAATCTCGCCGAGCATCAGAGTGCTCATCGGCGTGAACGGCGACGGCTTGAGCACGACGGTGTTGCCGGCCAGCAGCGCCGGCGCGATTTTCCACATCGCGAGCATCAGCGGGTAATTCCACGGCGTGATTGCAGCTACGACGCCGAGCGGCTTGCGGCGAACCTCGATGCGCCCGGCTTCATTGTCGAGCAGGACCTCGGCCGGGATGTCGAGGCTCGCGGTGTAACCGCACCACATCGCGGTGAGCATCACTTCCTGCGCGGCCTTGTCGAGCGGCTTGCCTTGTTCCATCGTGAGCGTGCGCGCGAGGCCTTCGGGCGGCTGCATCAGGGCGCCGGCGATATCGTTCAGCACTTTGCGGCGCGCGGCGAAATCGCGGCTCCAGGCGGGAAACGCGCGCTGCGCGGCGTCCATCGCGAGGTCGAGTTCGGCTTTCGAGCAATCGGGAACTTCGGCAAAGACCTGTCCAGTTGCGGGATTGATTACGCCGGTGGTGCTCGAGCCTTTCACGGCCTGGCCGTCGATCGTCATCGTATGTGTGGGCAACCTGCTTCTCCTGTCCGGGCCGAATAGCGGTTGATGCGCCGGTATCTGGTAAATGATTGCAGTAGCTTGCTAGTTGACGCGGTGCAAGCAGCGAGGCCGAGAGCCGTTTATGGATTGGAGTGCGATTTTTCTCACGTTCAAGCTTGCGCTGGTGGTGTGCGCATTACTGCTGCTGATCGGGATGCCGATCGCGTCGTGGCTCTGCTTCTCCGAGTGGCGTCACAAATATTTTGTCGAATCGATCGTGGCGCTGCCGCTGGTGTTGCCGCCGACCGTGCTGGGATTTTACGTGCTGGTGGCGCTGGGTTCGCAGAGTCCGCTCGGGCGCTGGTATCAATCGTTATCGGGCCACGCGCTGCCATTCACATTTGCTGGACTGGTGATCGCGTCGGTCATCTATAGCTTGCCGTTCGCGGTGCAGCCGATGACGGCGGCGTTCGCGCAGGTGGACGTCAATTTGATCAACGCGTCGGCGACGCTGGGCGCCTCGCGACTGCGCACCTTTGTGAGAATCGTGCTGCCGCTTTCGGTTACTGGCGTCGTCACCGGCGCGGTGCTCAGCTTCGCGCATACGCTGGGAGAGTTCGGCGTGGTGCTGATGGTCGGCGGCAATATCCCGGGCGTGACGCAGACGGTATCGATCGCGATTTACGATCGCGTGCAGGCGCTCGACTATGCCGGCGCGAATCGCATGGCGCTGCTGCTGATGGCGTTTTCCTTCGTCGCGCTGTCGATTACCTACGGGTTGAATCGGCGGACGTGGGTGGCCTGGCCGATTCCGCGCTAGCGCCGCGGCGCGAAAAAATTCTTAAGAGTTCGAAACCCCCACCGGTTTCGAGCTTCCTGGGGCGACGCGAAGCCGACTTCGGGCCGCAGGGCCGAATCGCACTAAGATTAAAGGATGCGCACTACGCGCTGTTAGTAGAGGATAAGAAAGATTGTTTCAGGGCGAATCTACCAACTAGCTAGCTCCAGTGGCGGCGCAATCAAACCAGGGAGGAATGCTTTCGATTCGAATCGCGAAGCGGTTGTCGAAGAGCTTTGCACTGGCGGCGGAGTTCGAAGCGCCGCCGGGATTCACGATGCTGCTCGGGCCGTCCGGCAGCGGCAAGACGACGCTGCTGAATTGTATCGCGGGATTGGCGCGTCCCGACGCGGGCACGATCGCGCTGAACGGTCGAGTGCTGTTCGATTCGTCGTCGCGCATCAATCTGCCGGTGCAGCAGCGTAAGCTCGGATACCTGTTTCAGAATCTCGCGCTGTTTCCTCATCTCACGATCGCAGAGAACGTCGAATACGGAATTTCGAAACTGCCGAATGCGGAGCGAATCGAGCGCGCGGCGGCGGCGCTTGAATCGTTTCGAATCGCGCATCTGACGGCGCGCAAGCCGCACGAAATTTCCGGCGGCGAACGACAGCGCGCGGCGCTCGCGCGGGCGTTGGTGACCAATCCCGCGATGCTGCTGCTCGACGAGCCGCTGCTCGCGCTCGACCTCGCGACCAAGGCGAAAATCGTCGATGATCTCCGCACGTGGAACGCCGAGCACGCGGTTCCGATCGTGTACGTCACGCATGCGCCGGAGGAGGCGTACGCGCTGGGCGAGCGAGTGGTAGTGCTCGACAATGGGCGCGTGGTCGCGCGCGGGCGCCCGAACGAAGTGCTGAAGGCGCCGCGCCACGAGACGGTCGCGCAGATCGTCGGGTTCGAGAACGTCTTCGACGCTACTGTGCAATCGACCTCGGAAACGCAGGGCACGATGCTCTGCCGGCTCGATCGGAGTAGCGCGGAGATCGACGTGCCGCTGGGCCATGCGGCGATTGGCGACCGCATCAGGATCGCGATTCGCGCAGGCGACATAATCGTAGCGACCGAGCCACCGACTCATCTGAGCGCGCGCAACAGGCTCGCGGCGCGAATCGTCGCGATACGGCGCGAGGGCTCGCGCGTGATCCTGACAATCGAGGCGGGCGTGGAATTCGAAGTCCACGTGACGCCGAGAGCGAGCGATGAACTGGAGCTGATCAACGGGCGGCAGGTCTGGCTGGTGATCAAGAGCTATTCATGTCATCTGGTCGCGCAAAGCGAGTGAGAGAATTCGTTTCGAGCGCGCAGATCGCGTGACGAGCGGCTATCGACTAGAGAAGGAAGAAAGAAGGCGGGAGCAATCGCGGACGCGCGGAGGGAACGACGATGCCGACTGAGATTCGACATTATATAGGTGGCCACGCGGTTGAAGGATCGAGCGGTCGCCGCGGCGAGGTGTTCAATCCGGCGACTGGCGAGGTTACCGGGCGAGTGGCGTTTGCGTCGAGCGACGAAGTGGATCGCGCGGTCGCCGCGGCGCGCGATGCGTTCCAATCGTGGTCGCAGGTGCCGGCGATACGGCGCGCGCGCGTGATGTTCAGTTTTCTGCGCTTGCTCGAGCGCGATCTGAAAAAGATCGCAGTCGCGATCACCGCCGAGCATGGCAAGACGATTCCCGACGCGGAGGGCGAAGTGCAGCGCGGAATCGAGGTGGTCGAGTTCGCCTGCGGAATTCCCGCGATGCTCAAGGGCGAGTTCTCGGACAACGTTAGCGCCGGACTGGATACGCATTCGCTTCGGCAACCGCTCGGCGTGGTCGCGGGAATCACGCCATTCAATTTTCCCGCAATGGTGCCGATGTGGATGTTTCCGATCGCGATCGCGTGCGGTAACACTTTCGTGCTGAAGCCGTCGGAGCGCGATCCGTCGGCGTCGATGATGCTCGCCGAATTGCTGCGAGAAGCAGGCCTGCCTGACGGCGTGTTCAACGTCGTGCACGGCGACAAGGACGCAGTCGAGGCGATACTGGCGCATCCGGAGGTTGCGGCGGTGAGTTCCGTCGGCTCGACGGCGGTTGCGGAACATATCTTCAGGACTGCGTCGGCGCACGGCAAACGAGTGCAGGCGCTCGGCGGCGCGAAGAATCACATGGTGGTGATGCCCGACGCCGACGTTGGCGACGCGGTGGACGCGACGATCGGGGCGGCATACGGCGCGGCGGGCGAGCGCTGCATGGCG
This genomic interval from Candidatus Binatus sp. contains the following:
- a CDS encoding glycerol-3-phosphate dehydrogenase/oxidase; protein product: MGSILNREASLARFRGEEFDLAVIGGGINGAAVARDAAMRGLRVALLERGDFAGATSSRSSKLIHGGFRYLPQGQFKLVYSALRERERLRRHTAPHLVHPIRFLFPVYRGRGFGRFTMALGLTLYDLFARSPRAEWHSTLNAANVRELEPALSRDGLTGGAMYYDAWADDARVTFENVLDADLHGAAAANYAGVEGFVRVGDRIAAASVRDLIGGESYELRAKKFLNAAGPWVDQVRRMDDPSSRDTVRLTKGVHLVFARTMLPVRESLVLGDESGRIVFVMPHDRYVLVGTTDTDFGGDPATVATEPVDVEYLLGVLAASLPGIKLRAADVVSSFAGLRSLVLAGEQGKRPSSVPREEVIEVSKAGMINVAGGKLTTHREIAQKLVDLAMKELGRPIGQCPTLTAPLPGARALRADERSTSDDAAMRDLPGAAREILRTRYGTRAEIVARIAAERPDLATALAPGCPVIKAEVVHAVRSEMIHSIQDFLIRRTSLSWRYPVEAEAAAPAVAKLLGSELGWDGAREKAELASFATEQRARRVAV
- the nth gene encoding endonuclease III, with protein sequence MAAREPIAALKNRAARVSAALAKLYPNARISLDFATPWQCLAATILSAQCTDERVNQVTPALFREYPDARAMANADPERIQKLIVTTGFFRQKTRSLIASARAIVERHGGEAPSELEDLVKLQGVGRKTANVILGHVYGKPGFVVDTHVRRLTKRLGFTRSTEPFEIERDLQAILPPRDWTPFSMRLILHGRQVCHARGPRCDECVVAGDCPKIGVVNKARVAKKRPRRIDAAQ
- the msrA gene encoding peptide-methionine (S)-S-oxide reductase MsrA, producing the protein MIVPSSILLGFLLLGGVVSRPSRGEARADTTGDHLSKAIFAGGCFWCMEPAFDSLPGVISTKVGYIGGKKPNPTYDEVCSGLTGHAEAMELVYDPAKISYKKLLDVFWHNIDPTVKDQQFCDEGSQYRTAIFFIGPEQEREAKESKAELDKTKPFKQAIVTQIAPATVFYPAEDYHQQYCKTHKIAYGMYRINCGRDQRLRQLWGAAAPSNH
- a CDS encoding aldehyde dehydrogenase family protein → MPTHTMTIDGQAVKGSSTTGVINPATGQVFAEVPDCSKAELDLAMDAAQRAFPAWSRDFAARRKVLNDIAGALMQPPEGLARTLTMEQGKPLDKAAQEVMLTAMWCGYTASLDIPAEVLLDNEAGRIEVRRKPLGVVAAITPWNYPLMLAMWKIAPALLAGNTVVLKPSPFTPMSTLMLGEILRDIVPPGVLNVVSGGDGLGAMMTSHPVPRKISFTGSVETGKKVAAAAAPDLKRVTLELGGNDPAIVLADADLKEVAPKIFWGAFENSGQICSAIKRVYVPEEMYAPMMDILAEMARGVKVGDGLEAGTQLGPINNLPQFERVTELVEDARAHGAHIITGGERIGSEGYFFAPTIVGEISDGVRLVDEEQFGPALPVIPYKDVADVLRRANATHYGLSGSVWSRDPSRGAEVAAQLECGSAWVNQHLAIAPNLPFGGAKWSGIGVENGPWGLLSFTEIQVVNVAKN
- the modB gene encoding molybdate ABC transporter permease subunit, with the protein product MDWSAIFLTFKLALVVCALLLLIGMPIASWLCFSEWRHKYFVESIVALPLVLPPTVLGFYVLVALGSQSPLGRWYQSLSGHALPFTFAGLVIASVIYSLPFAVQPMTAAFAQVDVNLINASATLGASRLRTFVRIVLPLSVTGVVTGAVLSFAHTLGEFGVVLMVGGNIPGVTQTVSIAIYDRVQALDYAGANRMALLLMAFSFVALSITYGLNRRTWVAWPIPR
- the modC gene encoding molybdenum ABC transporter ATP-binding protein, with protein sequence MLSIRIAKRLSKSFALAAEFEAPPGFTMLLGPSGSGKTTLLNCIAGLARPDAGTIALNGRVLFDSSSRINLPVQQRKLGYLFQNLALFPHLTIAENVEYGISKLPNAERIERAAAALESFRIAHLTARKPHEISGGERQRAALARALVTNPAMLLLDEPLLALDLATKAKIVDDLRTWNAEHAVPIVYVTHAPEEAYALGERVVVLDNGRVVARGRPNEVLKAPRHETVAQIVGFENVFDATVQSTSETQGTMLCRLDRSSAEIDVPLGHAAIGDRIRIAIRAGDIIVATEPPTHLSARNRLAARIVAIRREGSRVILTIEAGVEFEVHVTPRASDELELINGRQVWLVIKSYSCHLVAQSE
- a CDS encoding CoA-acylating methylmalonate-semialdehyde dehydrogenase codes for the protein MPTEIRHYIGGHAVEGSSGRRGEVFNPATGEVTGRVAFASSDEVDRAVAAARDAFQSWSQVPAIRRARVMFSFLRLLERDLKKIAVAITAEHGKTIPDAEGEVQRGIEVVEFACGIPAMLKGEFSDNVSAGLDTHSLRQPLGVVAGITPFNFPAMVPMWMFPIAIACGNTFVLKPSERDPSASMMLAELLREAGLPDGVFNVVHGDKDAVEAILAHPEVAAVSSVGSTAVAEHIFRTASAHGKRVQALGGAKNHMVVMPDADVGDAVDATIGAAYGAAGERCMAVSVVVAVGDATADALVERLSPRVRALKIGPGMQAGVEMGPLVTGQHRERVRGYIDLGVEEGAQLVVDGRGVRVPGHERGFFIGGTLFDRVQPSMRIYQEEIFGPVLAIVRVPDFESAIDLVDRHEYGNGAAIFTRDGGAAREFAARVKIGMVGVNVPIPVPIAFHAFGGWKRSLFGDRNVYGTEGVQFYTRLKTVTSRWPEPRAGEGAQFDFPRVRK